In Micromonospora sp. NBC_01813, the following are encoded in one genomic region:
- the pgsA gene encoding phosphatidylinositol phosphate synthase: MAKIFRVSARAGITRVIEPVARGLLGVGISPNAVTVAGTVGVLIGAIGFGARGYLITGLVIVTVSALTDMLDGTMARLRGGTSTFGAFLDSSMDRIADGAIFGAVAYWLAVSGDRPGAVAALICLVAGGIVSYVKARAEGLGMTCNVGIAERTERLILVGIGGLLSGVGVSWGLPVALWLLAVLSVVTVWQRVAHVHRQSVELARAQRTTQDVDA, translated from the coding sequence ATGGCGAAGATCTTCAGAGTGTCCGCCCGCGCGGGCATCACCCGGGTGATCGAGCCGGTAGCCCGCGGACTGCTCGGTGTCGGGATCTCACCGAACGCGGTCACGGTCGCCGGCACCGTCGGTGTGCTCATCGGCGCGATCGGCTTCGGTGCCCGCGGTTACCTGATCACCGGCCTGGTGATCGTCACCGTCTCGGCGTTGACCGACATGCTGGACGGCACCATGGCCCGGCTGCGCGGCGGGACCAGCACCTTCGGCGCGTTCCTCGACTCGAGCATGGACCGGATCGCCGACGGCGCGATCTTCGGCGCGGTCGCGTACTGGTTGGCGGTCAGCGGCGATCGGCCCGGCGCGGTCGCGGCGCTGATCTGCCTCGTCGCCGGCGGCATCGTCTCCTACGTGAAGGCGCGAGCCGAGGGCCTCGGCATGACCTGCAACGTCGGGATCGCCGAACGGACCGAGCGGCTGATCCTGGTCGGGATCGGCGGCCTGCTCAGTGGCGTAGGGGTCAGTTGGGGCCTGCCGGTCGCGCTGTGGCTGCTGGCGGTGCTGTCCGTGGTGACCGTCTGGCAGCGGGTCGCCCACGTCCACCGGCAGAGCGTCGAGCTGGCCCGGGCACAACGCACGACGCAGGACGTGGACGCATGA
- the ruvB gene encoding Holliday junction branch migration DNA helicase RuvB, protein MSEEVDGLISAYASDAERDVEVSVRPRRLAEFIAQHRVRDQLELLLHGAMGRGTPPDHILLSGPPGLGKTTLANIVAAELGAGIRVTSGPAIERSGDLAAILTSLAEGDVLFIDEIHRIAKPAEELLYSAMEDFRVDVIVGKGPGATAIPLDVEPFTLVGATTRAGLLTGPMRDRFGFVAHLDFYEPADLEVLLRRSAGILSVPITPDGAVEIAGRSRGTPRIANRLLRRVRDYAEVRAAGVVDLATARAALTVYDVDELGLDRLDRAVLTALISSFGGGPVGLSTLAVAVGEQPDTVEEVCEPFLVRAGLLARTPRGRVATEAAWRHLGRVPPPGALGGGSYRSPQPGGTVSGQSDLFGDDT, encoded by the coding sequence GTGAGCGAGGAGGTCGACGGTCTGATCTCGGCGTACGCCAGCGACGCCGAACGCGACGTCGAGGTCAGTGTCCGACCGCGCCGGCTGGCCGAGTTCATCGCCCAGCATCGGGTACGCGACCAGCTGGAGCTGCTGCTGCATGGTGCGATGGGCCGGGGCACGCCGCCGGACCACATTCTGCTCAGCGGTCCGCCGGGGTTGGGTAAGACGACGCTGGCCAACATCGTCGCCGCCGAGCTGGGCGCGGGTATCCGGGTGACCAGCGGTCCGGCGATCGAACGCTCCGGTGACCTCGCGGCGATCCTGACCAGCCTGGCCGAGGGCGACGTGCTGTTCATCGACGAGATCCACCGGATCGCCAAGCCGGCCGAGGAGTTGCTGTACAGCGCGATGGAGGACTTCCGGGTCGACGTGATCGTCGGCAAGGGGCCGGGGGCGACCGCGATTCCGCTCGACGTTGAGCCGTTCACCCTGGTGGGGGCGACGACCCGGGCCGGGTTGCTGACCGGTCCGATGCGGGACCGGTTCGGGTTCGTGGCGCACCTGGACTTCTACGAGCCGGCCGATCTGGAGGTGCTGCTGCGCCGATCGGCGGGGATCCTGTCGGTGCCGATCACCCCGGACGGCGCGGTGGAGATCGCCGGCCGGTCGCGGGGGACGCCGCGGATCGCGAACCGGCTGCTGCGCCGGGTGCGCGACTACGCCGAGGTACGGGCGGCCGGGGTGGTCGACCTGGCGACGGCGCGGGCGGCGTTGACCGTGTACGACGTCGACGAGCTGGGCTTGGACCGGCTGGACCGGGCGGTGCTGACCGCGTTGATCTCTTCGTTCGGCGGCGGTCCGGTCGGGCTCTCCACTCTGGCGGTAGCGGTGGGGGAGCAGCCGGACACGGTCGAAGAGGTGTGCGAGCCGTTCCTGGTGCGGGCGGGGTTGTTGGCGCGTACCCCCCGGGGTCGGGTGGCGACGGAGGCGGCCTGGCGGCATCTCGGCCGGGTGCCGCCGCCGGGGGCGCTCGGCGGCGGGTCGTACCGGTCGCCACAACCGGGCGGTACGGTGTCCGGACAGTCAGATTTGTTCGGAGATGATACTTAG
- a CDS encoding phosphatidylinositol mannoside acyltransferase, translating into MTPVEFGYAAAWRLVRALPRPVAAALFRAGADRAHRREAAAVRRLAGNLRRVVGPDMPAAEFDLLLRDAVRSYARYWMEMFRLPSLSHEQRLASFHLAGGEMLGANVAAGQGSVVALPHAGNWDAAGAWVAAQGWPLTTVAERLRPEGVYEQFVAARERLGMEIIPATGGDRPPFDVLVDRIGKGHVVPLLADRDLSARGVEVTFFGGRTRMPPGPALLALRTGAPLYVTTMWFEPDRAHGALDGPVPLPDPTAGSLDERVRLLTQEIADRLAAGIARHPQDWHMMQRLWLDDRPATDQPATDQPATERGRSGTTGPG; encoded by the coding sequence ATGACGCCGGTCGAGTTCGGTTACGCCGCCGCCTGGCGGCTGGTCCGGGCCCTGCCGCGCCCGGTGGCCGCGGCGCTGTTCCGGGCCGGTGCGGACCGGGCACACCGGCGGGAGGCGGCGGCGGTCCGCCGACTCGCCGGCAACCTGCGTCGGGTGGTCGGCCCGGACATGCCGGCGGCCGAGTTCGACCTGCTGCTGCGGGACGCGGTGCGCTCGTACGCCCGATACTGGATGGAGATGTTCCGGCTGCCGTCGTTGAGTCACGAGCAGCGGCTCGCCAGCTTCCACCTGGCCGGTGGGGAGATGCTCGGCGCGAACGTCGCGGCCGGTCAGGGCTCGGTGGTGGCGTTGCCGCACGCGGGCAACTGGGACGCGGCCGGTGCCTGGGTGGCGGCGCAGGGCTGGCCGTTGACCACGGTCGCGGAGCGGCTGCGGCCCGAAGGGGTGTACGAGCAGTTCGTCGCCGCCCGGGAACGCCTCGGGATGGAGATCATTCCGGCGACCGGCGGCGACCGGCCCCCGTTCGACGTGCTGGTCGACCGGATCGGCAAGGGACATGTCGTGCCGCTGCTCGCCGACCGGGACCTGTCGGCCCGTGGCGTCGAGGTGACGTTCTTCGGCGGCCGGACCCGGATGCCGCCCGGCCCGGCCCTGCTCGCACTGCGGACAGGTGCCCCGCTGTACGTCACCACGATGTGGTTCGAGCCGGACCGGGCCCACGGCGCGCTGGACGGGCCGGTGCCGCTACCCGACCCGACAGCAGGCTCGTTGGACGAGCGGGTACGGCTGCTCACCCAGGAGATCGCCGACCGGCTGGCGGCCGGCATCGCCCGACATCCGCAAGACTGGCACATGATGCAGCGGCTCTGGCTCGACGACCGGCCCGCCACAGATCAGCCCGCCACAGATCAGCCCGCCACCGAGCGGGGCCGGTCCGGCACCACCGGGCCGGGCTGA
- a CDS encoding helix-turn-helix domain-containing protein translates to MATIEEREGLVFASEYLILDLRRTREMLGLTQEAWGARIRFSAQHVSSIERGIRAVLPDYVQAVDRAFGTNFSHFYREYVVGESSPIWLRPWLDHEREATTLRYFQLAVIPGPLQTEAYARAIIGTTRSGAAADDAVAARLARREIITRDINPPRVVAILDDAVLRRPVGGMAVMHEQLTTLVDAIERPNISIFIVPAHVGAYAGLDGPVALATTHGRTVGVRDAPGAGNVVEDPAGVDLLEHQWEAIREYALPQDQSLDLIMKAVDTWT, encoded by the coding sequence GTGGCGACGATTGAGGAACGTGAGGGGCTTGTGTTTGCCAGCGAGTATCTGATATTGGACTTACGCCGCACGCGCGAGATGCTGGGCCTCACACAGGAGGCATGGGGCGCGCGTATCCGGTTCTCCGCGCAGCACGTCAGTTCCATCGAGCGCGGAATCAGGGCGGTGCTGCCCGACTACGTACAAGCCGTGGATCGAGCGTTCGGGACGAACTTCTCCCACTTCTACCGGGAGTACGTGGTGGGGGAATCGTCACCGATCTGGTTGCGGCCATGGCTCGACCACGAACGCGAGGCGACGACGCTTCGCTACTTCCAACTGGCGGTCATTCCCGGCCCACTCCAGACGGAGGCGTACGCCCGCGCGATCATCGGCACCACGCGATCAGGTGCCGCAGCAGACGATGCGGTCGCGGCCCGGCTGGCTCGCAGGGAGATCATCACCCGCGACATCAACCCGCCCCGGGTCGTCGCCATCCTCGATGACGCGGTGCTCCGCAGGCCGGTCGGCGGCATGGCAGTCATGCACGAGCAGTTGACCACACTGGTCGACGCGATCGAGCGACCCAACATCAGCATCTTCATCGTCCCGGCCCACGTCGGGGCATATGCCGGATTGGACGGACCGGTAGCACTGGCGACGACCCACGGGCGGACTGTCGGAGTGCGAGACGCGCCCGGTGCTGGCAACGTGGTGGAGGACCCCGCCGGGGTGGACCTGCTGGAACATCAGTGGGAAGCGATCCGGGAGTATGCTCTGCCGCAAGACCAGAGCCTCGACCTGATCATGAAAGCAGTGGATACATGGACGTGA
- a CDS encoding DUF397 domain-containing protein — MDVTTLSWRKSTRSNGESNCVEVADNLPGRVLVRDTKDRDGGTLTFAPAAWSSFVGMAKTHS; from the coding sequence ATGGACGTGACCACGTTGAGCTGGCGCAAGTCGACCCGCAGCAACGGCGAGAGCAACTGTGTCGAGGTTGCCGACAACCTTCCTGGCCGCGTACTCGTCCGGGACACCAAGGACCGCGACGGCGGCACCCTGACCTTCGCCCCGGCCGCCTGGTCGAGCTTCGTCGGGATGGCGAAGACGCACAGCTGA
- a CDS encoding YebC/PmpR family DNA-binding transcriptional regulator translates to MSGHSKWATTKHKKAVIDAKRGKMFAKLIKNVEVAARTGGGDPAGNPTLYDAIQKAKKSSVPNDNIDRAVKRGSGLEAGGADWQTIMYEGYGPSGVALLVECLTDNRNRAATEVRTALTRNGGTLADAGSVSYLFSRKGVVIVPKGDHSEDDVMLAVLDAGAEEINDLGEAFEVVSEPTDLVAVRTALVDAGIDYESAESSLVPSVNVPLDEEGARRIFKLIDVLEDCDDVQNVYANFDVSDEVLAAVG, encoded by the coding sequence ATGTCCGGCCACTCCAAGTGGGCGACGACCAAGCACAAAAAAGCGGTCATCGACGCCAAACGCGGCAAGATGTTCGCGAAGCTGATCAAGAACGTCGAGGTCGCCGCCCGGACCGGTGGTGGTGACCCGGCCGGCAATCCCACCTTGTACGACGCCATCCAGAAGGCCAAAAAGAGCTCCGTACCGAACGACAACATCGATCGCGCGGTCAAGCGCGGCTCCGGCCTGGAAGCCGGCGGCGCCGACTGGCAGACGATCATGTACGAGGGGTACGGGCCGAGCGGCGTCGCGCTGCTCGTGGAGTGCCTCACGGACAACCGCAACCGGGCCGCGACCGAGGTGCGTACCGCGCTGACCCGCAACGGCGGCACCCTGGCCGACGCCGGCTCGGTCTCCTACCTGTTCTCCCGCAAGGGCGTGGTGATCGTGCCCAAGGGCGACCACTCCGAGGACGACGTCATGCTTGCCGTCCTCGACGCCGGTGCCGAGGAGATCAACGACCTCGGCGAGGCCTTCGAGGTGGTCAGCGAGCCTACTGACCTGGTCGCCGTCCGGACCGCTCTGGTGGACGCCGGCATCGACTACGAGTCGGCGGAGTCCTCCCTGGTGCCCAGCGTCAACGTGCCGCTGGACGAGGAAGGTGCCCGACGCATCTTCAAGCTGATCGACGTGCTGGAGGACTGCGACGACGTGCAGAACGTCTACGCGAACTTCGACGTCTCCGACGAGGTCCTCGCCGCAGTCGGCTAA
- a CDS encoding transcriptional regulator, with the protein MQAEHTTVGAWHASARIRAAADGLDPHRVATLIAQRIADEGVVATWQRICLPLLERAVGESGPDIAVEHALSEGIRIGLDWADRAGLAGGRRLAPSGALLAAAEGEQHSLALHALAAGLRERGRDCLLLGAALPWSALTDAVGRWQPRATVIWAQTSFTARTRPLARLGRDFPSVRRCVAGPGWPPLLPPRVTRVDSLPSALRLVLSAD; encoded by the coding sequence GTGCAGGCGGAACACACGACGGTCGGTGCGTGGCACGCGTCGGCCAGGATCCGGGCGGCGGCTGATGGGCTCGATCCGCACCGGGTCGCCACGCTGATCGCGCAACGGATCGCCGACGAGGGTGTCGTCGCGACCTGGCAGCGGATCTGCCTGCCGCTGCTGGAGCGGGCCGTCGGCGAATCCGGGCCGGACATCGCCGTGGAGCATGCGCTCTCCGAGGGGATCCGGATCGGCCTCGACTGGGCCGACCGGGCTGGTCTGGCCGGCGGCCGGCGGCTGGCGCCGAGTGGCGCGCTGCTCGCTGCCGCCGAAGGTGAGCAGCACAGCTTGGCGTTGCACGCGCTAGCGGCCGGGCTGCGGGAGCGGGGCCGCGACTGCCTGCTGCTCGGTGCGGCGTTGCCGTGGAGCGCGCTGACCGACGCGGTCGGCCGCTGGCAGCCACGCGCCACGGTCATCTGGGCGCAGACGTCGTTCACCGCGCGTACCCGGCCGCTGGCCAGGCTGGGTCGCGACTTCCCATCGGTACGTCGGTGCGTGGCCGGTCCGGGTTGGCCGCCGTTGCTGCCGCCGAGGGTGACCCGGGTCGACTCGCTGCCCTCCGCGTTGCGCCTCGTGCTGTCCGCCGACTGA
- the ruvC gene encoding crossover junction endodeoxyribonuclease RuvC: MRVLGVDPGLTRCGVGVVEGVPGRPCRLVAYHVVQTDPGAELPERLLLLDQRLTALVAEHQPDAVAVERVFSQHNVRTVMGTAQASAVAILAGARAGLPVRTYTPSEVKAAVTGSGQADKAQMTAMVTRLLRLDSPPRPADAADALALAICHVWRGGTQDRLTAARRAARTGGER; the protein is encoded by the coding sequence GTGCGAGTGCTCGGGGTCGACCCTGGCCTGACCCGGTGCGGGGTGGGCGTCGTGGAGGGCGTGCCGGGCCGGCCGTGCCGGCTGGTCGCCTACCACGTGGTGCAGACCGATCCGGGTGCCGAGCTGCCGGAGCGGCTGCTGCTGCTCGACCAGCGGCTGACCGCGCTGGTCGCCGAGCACCAGCCGGACGCCGTGGCGGTCGAGCGGGTGTTCAGCCAGCACAACGTCCGTACCGTGATGGGCACCGCGCAGGCGAGCGCGGTGGCGATCCTGGCCGGCGCGCGGGCCGGGCTGCCGGTGCGGACCTACACCCCGAGCGAGGTGAAAGCGGCGGTGACCGGCTCCGGTCAGGCGGACAAGGCGCAGATGACGGCGATGGTGACCCGGCTGCTGCGGCTGGACAGCCCGCCTCGCCCGGCCGATGCCGCCGACGCGCTCGCCCTGGCCATCTGCCACGTCTGGCGAGGTGGTACGCAGGACCGGTTGACCGCCGCGCGGCGGGCGGCCCGGACCGGAGGAGAACGATGA
- the pdxT gene encoding pyridoxal 5'-phosphate synthase glutaminase subunit PdxT, with the protein MRVGVLALQGDVREHLRALTECGATATPVRRPAELEQVDALVVPGGESTTISKLAVTFDLMEPIRKRIAGGMPVYGSCAGMIMLADEILDGRADQQSFAGISMSVRRNAFGRQVDSFEAPVVIDGVDGPPFHAVFIRAPWVERVGADVEVLGRVAAGAATGRIVAVRQGNLLATAFHPELTGDRRLHRLFVEMAAAAG; encoded by the coding sequence GTGCGGGTCGGCGTCCTGGCGCTGCAGGGCGACGTCCGCGAGCACCTGCGGGCGCTGACCGAGTGCGGCGCCACGGCCACGCCGGTGCGCCGCCCGGCGGAACTAGAGCAGGTCGACGCCCTGGTGGTACCCGGCGGCGAGTCGACGACGATCAGCAAACTGGCCGTCACGTTCGACCTGATGGAGCCGATCCGCAAGCGGATCGCCGGCGGGATGCCGGTGTACGGATCCTGCGCCGGCATGATCATGTTGGCTGACGAGATCCTCGACGGCCGGGCCGACCAGCAATCGTTCGCCGGCATCTCGATGTCCGTACGCCGAAACGCCTTCGGCCGCCAGGTGGACTCCTTCGAGGCACCGGTCGTCATCGACGGCGTCGATGGCCCGCCGTTTCACGCGGTGTTCATCCGCGCGCCATGGGTCGAGCGGGTCGGCGCAGACGTCGAGGTGCTGGGCCGGGTGGCCGCCGGTGCGGCCACAGGTAGGATTGTCGCGGTTCGGCAGGGCAATCTGCTCGCCACGGCCTTCCACCCAGAGTTGACCGGCGACCGTCGGCTTCACCGGCTGTTCGTGGAGATGGCCGCTGCGGCAGGCTGA
- the pdxS gene encoding pyridoxal 5'-phosphate synthase lyase subunit PdxS — protein sequence MSETTAAATSAATPTSATGTARVKRGMAEMLKGGVIMDVVTPEQAKIAEDAGAVAVMALERVPADIRAQGGVSRMSDPDMIDGIIEAVSIPVMAKARIGHFVEAQVLQALGVDYVDESEVLTPADFANHIDKWAFTVPFVCGATNLGEALRRITEGAAMIRSKGEAGTGDVSNATTHMRRIGAELRRLTSLSPDELYVAAKELQAPYDLVKEVAQTGKLPVVLFTAGGIATPADAAMMMQLGAEGVFVGSGIFKSGNPAQRAEAIVKATTFYDDPDVLAKVSRGLGAAMVGINVDDIPVPHRLAERGW from the coding sequence GTGTCCGAGACCACCGCTGCGGCCACTTCTGCGGCCACCCCCACCTCCGCCACCGGCACCGCCCGGGTCAAGCGGGGCATGGCCGAGATGCTCAAGGGCGGGGTGATCATGGATGTGGTCACGCCCGAGCAGGCGAAGATCGCCGAGGACGCCGGCGCCGTCGCCGTGATGGCCCTGGAGCGGGTGCCGGCGGACATCCGGGCCCAGGGCGGGGTGTCGCGGATGAGCGACCCGGACATGATCGACGGCATCATCGAGGCGGTCTCGATCCCGGTGATGGCCAAGGCCCGGATCGGCCACTTCGTCGAGGCCCAGGTGCTGCAGGCCCTCGGCGTCGACTACGTCGACGAGTCCGAGGTGCTCACGCCGGCCGACTTCGCCAACCACATCGACAAGTGGGCGTTCACCGTGCCGTTCGTCTGCGGTGCCACCAACCTCGGAGAGGCGCTGCGCCGGATCACCGAAGGCGCCGCGATGATTCGCTCGAAGGGTGAGGCGGGCACCGGCGACGTCTCCAACGCCACCACGCACATGCGCCGCATCGGTGCGGAGCTGCGCCGGCTGACCTCGTTGTCGCCGGACGAGCTCTACGTCGCCGCGAAGGAGCTGCAGGCCCCGTACGACCTGGTCAAGGAGGTCGCGCAGACCGGGAAGCTGCCGGTGGTGCTCTTCACCGCCGGCGGCATCGCGACCCCGGCGGACGCGGCGATGATGATGCAGCTCGGCGCCGAGGGGGTCTTCGTCGGCTCCGGCATCTTCAAGTCCGGCAATCCCGCCCAGCGGGCGGAGGCGATCGTCAAGGCCACCACCTTCTACGACGACCCGGACGTGCTCGCGAAGGTCTCCCGAGGCCTCGGCGCGGCGATGGTCGGCATCAACGTCGACGACATCCCGGTCCCGCACCGGCTCGCCGAGCGCGGCTGGTGA
- a CDS encoding glycosyltransferase family 4 protein, which translates to MRIGIVCPYSLDVPGGVQNHVIDLAEALIALDHEVSVLAPADEESVLPPYVVAAGRSVPVPYNGSVARVSFGPVVTTRVRRWLNRGEFDVLHVHEPFALSVSLLAVLCAKGPVVATFHTAMMRSRALAAAQGVLQLVLEKITARIAVSALARRVQVEHLAGGAVEIPNGVAVAKFAGAPPLPGWPGSGGALGFLGRFTEPRKGFGLLRQAFVALAPHRPELRLLVAGPGRPEELYAGIPDELRDRVTFLGQVSEQDKARMLRSVDLYVAPNIGGESFGMILTEAMAAGTAVVASDLDAFRRVLDDGQVGELFATGDPVALREAVERLLDDEPRRLAYAERAGQVVANYDWPVVARQVLEVYAAAIEATDGRVLYQEWADPR; encoded by the coding sequence GTGCGGATCGGCATCGTGTGCCCGTACTCCCTCGATGTTCCCGGAGGGGTGCAGAACCACGTCATCGATCTCGCCGAGGCGCTGATCGCCCTCGACCACGAGGTGAGCGTGCTGGCACCGGCCGACGAGGAATCGGTGCTGCCGCCGTACGTGGTGGCCGCCGGCCGGTCGGTGCCGGTTCCCTACAACGGCTCGGTGGCCCGGGTCAGCTTCGGCCCGGTCGTCACCACCCGGGTACGCCGCTGGCTCAACCGCGGCGAGTTCGACGTGCTGCACGTGCACGAGCCGTTCGCGCTCAGCGTCAGCCTGCTGGCGGTGCTTTGTGCCAAAGGCCCGGTGGTGGCGACGTTCCACACCGCGATGATGAGATCCCGGGCGCTCGCCGCCGCGCAGGGCGTGCTGCAACTCGTCCTGGAGAAGATCACCGCGCGGATCGCCGTCTCCGCGTTGGCCCGCCGGGTGCAGGTCGAGCACCTCGCCGGGGGAGCGGTGGAGATCCCCAACGGGGTGGCGGTGGCGAAGTTCGCCGGCGCGCCGCCGCTGCCGGGCTGGCCGGGGTCCGGTGGCGCACTGGGCTTCCTCGGCCGGTTCACCGAACCCCGCAAGGGTTTCGGGCTGCTTCGTCAGGCGTTCGTCGCACTGGCACCACACCGGCCCGAGCTACGACTGCTGGTCGCCGGCCCCGGGCGCCCGGAAGAGCTCTACGCCGGCATACCCGATGAACTCCGGGATCGGGTGACTTTCCTCGGACAGGTGTCGGAGCAGGACAAAGCGCGGATGCTGCGCAGTGTGGACCTCTATGTGGCGCCGAACATCGGCGGTGAGTCGTTCGGGATGATCCTCACCGAGGCGATGGCCGCCGGCACGGCCGTCGTCGCCAGCGACCTGGACGCGTTCCGTCGGGTACTCGACGACGGGCAGGTGGGTGAACTGTTCGCGACCGGCGACCCGGTCGCCCTTCGCGAGGCGGTCGAGCGGCTGCTCGACGACGAGCCGCGCCGGTTGGCGTACGCCGAACGGGCAGGACAGGTCGTGGCGAACTACGACTGGCCGGTGGTCGCCCGCCAGGTTCTGGAGGTGTACGCCGCCGCGATCGAGGCGACCGACGGGCGGGTGCTCTACCAGGAGTGGGCGGACCCACGGTGA
- a CDS encoding type II toxin-antitoxin system VapB family antitoxin — protein MAKTLLDLDEDLLAEASAALGTSTTRETVTEALRQAVESSRERRRRALADLQEIADSGGFHFDQLDELSTGEVPAEPSRGEGWGT, from the coding sequence GTGGCCAAGACTCTGCTTGATCTTGATGAGGATCTGCTGGCGGAAGCCTCCGCCGCGCTGGGCACAAGCACGACGCGGGAGACGGTGACGGAGGCACTCCGGCAGGCGGTGGAGTCCAGCCGCGAGCGCCGGCGGCGGGCACTGGCCGACCTCCAGGAGATCGCTGACTCCGGCGGTTTCCACTTCGATCAACTCGACGAACTCTCGACAGGTGAAGTACCCGCCGAACCGTCGCGAGGGGAGGGCTGGGGTACGTAA
- the ruvA gene encoding Holliday junction branch migration protein RuvA, translated as MIASLRGVVLAVAPDSAVIEVGGVGLAVHCTPGTLANLRLGEQARLATSLVVREDSLTLYGFADDAEKQLFELLQTASGVGPRLAQAVLSVLTPDAVRKAIAGADTATLTRVPGVGKKGAERLVLELRDRIGPVPVGADGAAGVTAGAWPEQVRQALVGLGWTAGQADQAVAAVAESLDGPPPPVPVLLKQAIRLLGRTR; from the coding sequence ATGATCGCGAGTCTGCGCGGAGTGGTGTTGGCGGTCGCGCCTGACAGCGCGGTGATCGAGGTCGGCGGGGTGGGTCTGGCGGTGCACTGCACGCCCGGCACCCTGGCGAATCTGCGACTGGGCGAGCAGGCCCGGCTGGCGACCAGCCTGGTGGTACGGGAGGATTCGCTCACCCTGTACGGCTTCGCCGACGACGCCGAGAAGCAGCTGTTCGAGCTGCTGCAGACCGCCAGCGGGGTCGGTCCCCGGCTGGCTCAGGCGGTGTTGTCGGTGCTCACCCCGGACGCGGTGCGCAAGGCGATCGCGGGCGCCGACACGGCGACGCTGACCCGGGTCCCCGGGGTCGGCAAGAAGGGGGCGGAGCGGCTGGTGCTGGAGCTGCGGGACCGGATCGGGCCGGTGCCGGTCGGTGCCGACGGCGCCGCCGGGGTGACCGCCGGCGCCTGGCCGGAGCAGGTGCGCCAGGCGCTGGTCGGGCTGGGCTGGACCGCCGGCCAGGCCGATCAGGCGGTCGCTGCGGTCGCCGAGAGCCTGGACGGTCCGCCGCCGCCGGTGCCGGTGCTGCTCAAGCAGGCGATCCGACTGCTGGGTAGGACCAGGTGA